From a region of the Deinococcus apachensis DSM 19763 genome:
- a CDS encoding transposase: MKHKRFSEEQIIKLLQDAKKGEKPIEELCREAGCSTASFYTWKAKYGDATVDEARRLRQLERENERLLKLVGQQRLELEGMKVLLGKKR, encoded by the coding sequence ATGAAGCACAAGCGGTTCAGTGAGGAACAGATCATCAAGCTGCTCCAGGACGCCAAAAAGGGCGAAAAGCCAATCGAGGAGCTTTGCCGGGAGGCCGGGTGCAGCACGGCCTCCTTCTACACCTGGAAGGCGAAGTACGGCGATGCCACCGTGGACGAAGCCCGGCGGCTTCGTCAGCTCGAACGTGAAAACGAGCGCCTTCTGAAGCTGGTGGGGCAACAGCGCCTGGAGCTGGAGGGGATGAAGGTGCTGCTTGGAAAAAAGCGCTGA
- a CDS encoding IS3 family transposase, which translates to MQFLVRINVRQQRACELVGLPRSSLSYRPHPRHDGELIGRIKALSREHPRWGCRRVHATLRREGVQVNRKTVHRLWKSEGLALPPRRKTRKIRTGRPVPLRAEQPNQVWTYDFVFDETLGGHALKILTLTDEFTRQSLVLRCGTAFTSVDVKAVLVEVMRERGVPAFIRSDNGPEFIAHDLKVWLAVQEVGTRYIDPGKPWQNGVAESFHARLRDELLNLEVFHSARHAQVLLDGWRSFYNSARPHSSLAYLTPDEFAQRWALLTAPPAVVHSP; encoded by the coding sequence GTGCAGTTCCTGGTCCGCATCAATGTCCGACAGCAGCGGGCGTGCGAGTTGGTCGGTCTGCCTCGTTCTTCGTTGTCCTACCGACCCCACCCGAGGCATGACGGTGAACTGATCGGGCGGATCAAAGCCCTTTCCCGTGAGCATCCCCGCTGGGGATGCCGTCGCGTCCACGCTACATTGCGCCGGGAAGGGGTGCAGGTCAACCGCAAGACCGTGCACCGCCTCTGGAAGAGTGAGGGCCTCGCTCTGCCTCCACGGCGCAAGACCAGAAAAATTCGCACTGGGCGGCCTGTTCCTCTGCGCGCCGAGCAGCCGAACCAGGTGTGGACTTACGATTTCGTCTTCGACGAGACGCTAGGAGGCCACGCCCTGAAAATCTTGACCCTGACCGACGAGTTCACCCGACAATCGCTGGTGTTGCGTTGTGGGACAGCTTTCACGTCGGTGGACGTGAAAGCCGTCCTGGTCGAGGTGATGCGGGAACGGGGTGTTCCCGCCTTCATCCGCAGCGACAACGGCCCCGAGTTCATCGCCCACGACCTCAAGGTTTGGCTGGCGGTGCAGGAGGTGGGTACTCGGTACATCGACCCCGGCAAACCCTGGCAAAACGGCGTGGCCGAGAGCTTCCACGCCCGTTTGCGGGACGAGCTGCTGAACCTGGAGGTCTTTCACTCGGCCCGACACGCCCAGGTGCTGCTCGATGGTTGGCGCAGCTTCTACAACAGCGCCAGGCCGCATTCCTCCCTGGCCTATCTCACCCCGGACGAGTTCGCCCAGCGCTGGGCTTTGCTCACTGCCCCGCCCGCCGTCGTACACTCCCCCTGA
- a CDS encoding DUF3103 family protein — protein MKTPVMGWLAVGTLSLLLGACATSQAPSPAHEASSPVQTETSAETINQSLDQMSRYFAQAITDQGLRSQIHDHVARRFDGDSEVLYKTLAASSDVRSKLAAAYSQGLQAQGVAALSAIDKLSLNIPRLQVAVPVQFEAWDAARYTPLVGFVPVGVDDTALKTITAYDAQGRVHTLDAQVAPTVPVIILSLNERTDKEGNVLQAFRTADPVSSTLSAQGTWTGPVL, from the coding sequence ATGAAAACACCTGTAATGGGCTGGCTTGCGGTGGGCACTTTGTCCCTTTTGCTTGGAGCTTGTGCCACCTCTCAGGCGCCATCCCCGGCGCACGAGGCATCATCTCCGGTGCAGACGGAGACCTCAGCAGAAACGATCAACCAGTCGCTCGACCAGATGTCCAGATACTTTGCCCAGGCCATCACGGATCAGGGCCTGCGTTCGCAGATCCACGACCATGTGGCGAGGCGCTTCGACGGCGACTCAGAGGTCCTCTACAAGACGCTTGCGGCCTCTTCGGACGTCCGCAGTAAGTTGGCAGCCGCCTACAGCCAGGGGCTTCAGGCGCAAGGCGTCGCCGCTTTGAGCGCCATCGACAAGCTGTCCCTCAACATCCCGCGTCTCCAGGTCGCTGTGCCCGTCCAGTTCGAGGCATGGGACGCCGCCCGCTACACGCCGCTGGTAGGGTTCGTGCCAGTCGGCGTTGATGACACGGCGCTCAAGACCATCACCGCGTACGACGCCCAGGGACGAGTTCACACGTTGGACGCCCAGGTGGCACCCACCGTACCAGTCATTATTTTGAGCTTGAACGAGCGCACTGACAAAGAGGGGAACGTGCTTCAGGCGTTCAGGACGGCAGACCCAGTTTCATCGACCCTGAGTGCTCAAGGCACCTGGACTGGCCCAGTTTTGTAG
- a CDS encoding AfsR/SARP family transcriptional regulator → MRLVCLGDLALEGSDFRRAGPLLLLAYLSLEGKQPRTHLAELFWRREGEAHTRRQLLNNLSQALTLLRRHAPGVVGSDGTSVWSLVTTDVAEFRQALEDQDHGRAAALYTGPFLSGRDNGWGIELEGWLFDQRERLAEQAQGALIELAERESQDRPHEAARRAHDAFCLAEPQPGALPRLHALLWEHDRRLAREIEDLARGYGVSLEKSSGQGQAAPSNGLAAHRLPARGTSFVGRSRELAEVTRQLLQPECRLLTLTGAGGVGKSRLALQAASSLLDQEPFQDRVFYVALEALSSATLIPGSVATQLGLTPEGREPDLEAVCRHLGKQHALLVLDDFEHLRDGALVLHELLRGCPNLKLLTTSREPLSLGEEWLFPVAGLALPGEADAPGASAQCDAVRLFCQRARQAGRAFEPAPTDLPHVLELCRLLAGAPLALELAAAWLPVLSPGELVREVARDLDVLGSHAQDRDERHRDLRAVFEGSWKLLSPQEQRVLAALSVFRGGFTREAAAEVAGASMATLASLVSKSLLRVLPPGRYDRHPLIHQYTREKLAQGAADLARLEARHFTYFLALARETRPLLDGAEQNVWLERIEQEHDNFRAALDHALTRGASDEAQSLAGELWWFWHTRGYHAEGRAWLTKALDRADPTPTPERAKALRGAGWLATQQSDYPVAETYMRECLAVYRFLDRSQDVAAALNNLAGISYYAGDLDTYERYLVEALAICRELSNTRGTAVILGNLGNLAFERGDPEQARSLYWENVRLLQEAGDEKLVAESLIELGGIETALGNYLAARDLIDRGLASARALAHTFNIASGLETLGTLDRKEGNHDQARSHYRQSLVLWHELGHRLGIVHVLEGLLHLAVERREWRRAACVLGATQAIRETIGAPRSPYDQLELGDVLKELAPQLTDRVHASAEREGRVMTLEQAVTYALG, encoded by the coding sequence ATGCGGCTGGTCTGTTTGGGGGACTTGGCGTTGGAAGGCTCGGACTTCCGGCGCGCGGGTCCGCTCCTCTTGCTCGCCTACCTCTCGCTCGAAGGCAAGCAGCCCAGGACGCACCTGGCGGAGTTGTTCTGGCGGCGTGAGGGGGAAGCGCACACTCGCCGTCAGCTGTTGAACAACTTGTCCCAGGCGTTGACTTTGCTGCGCCGTCACGCCCCTGGCGTCGTTGGGAGCGACGGCACCAGCGTCTGGTCCCTGGTCACCACCGACGTGGCTGAGTTCCGTCAGGCGCTGGAAGACCAAGATCACGGGCGCGCTGCCGCGCTCTACACAGGCCCGTTCCTGAGCGGTCGCGACAACGGCTGGGGCATTGAACTTGAGGGGTGGTTGTTCGATCAGCGCGAACGCCTGGCCGAACAGGCGCAGGGAGCCTTGATCGAGCTGGCCGAGCGGGAGTCGCAAGACCGCCCGCATGAGGCAGCCCGGCGCGCTCACGACGCGTTCTGCCTGGCCGAGCCCCAGCCCGGCGCGCTGCCCCGCCTGCATGCGCTGCTCTGGGAGCACGACCGCCGTCTGGCCCGGGAGATTGAGGACCTGGCCCGGGGTTACGGGGTGAGCTTGGAGAAGTCTTCCGGGCAGGGTCAGGCGGCCCCGTCCAATGGACTCGCGGCGCACCGCCTGCCCGCGCGAGGAACCTCATTCGTCGGCAGGAGCCGTGAACTTGCGGAGGTCACCCGGCAACTCCTCCAGCCCGAGTGCAGGCTGTTGACGCTGACCGGGGCCGGTGGCGTTGGCAAGTCAAGGCTGGCGCTTCAGGCCGCCTCCAGCTTGCTCGACCAGGAACCGTTCCAGGACAGGGTCTTCTACGTCGCCCTGGAGGCGCTCAGCTCGGCAACGCTGATTCCGGGCAGCGTTGCGACTCAGCTCGGACTCACGCCCGAAGGCCGAGAGCCCGACCTCGAGGCTGTCTGTCGCCACCTGGGCAAGCAGCACGCGCTTCTCGTGCTCGATGACTTCGAGCACCTGAGGGACGGCGCGCTAGTGCTGCACGAGTTGCTCCGGGGCTGCCCCAACCTGAAGCTGCTCACGACGTCCCGTGAACCCTTGAGCCTAGGCGAGGAGTGGCTATTCCCGGTGGCGGGGCTCGCCCTGCCGGGCGAAGCCGACGCGCCGGGCGCGTCGGCGCAGTGCGACGCCGTTCGGCTCTTTTGCCAGCGCGCCCGCCAGGCAGGACGTGCATTCGAGCCAGCGCCCACCGACCTGCCGCACGTGCTGGAACTCTGTCGCCTGCTGGCGGGCGCACCGCTGGCGCTCGAGCTGGCCGCTGCGTGGCTCCCAGTGCTGTCGCCGGGCGAGTTGGTGCGCGAGGTCGCGCGCGACCTGGACGTGCTCGGCTCGCACGCACAGGACCGCGACGAACGCCACCGGGACCTCAGGGCTGTCTTCGAGGGGTCATGGAAACTACTTTCCCCCCAGGAGCAGCGCGTCCTGGCTGCGCTGTCAGTATTTCGCGGGGGGTTTACCCGGGAAGCCGCCGCAGAGGTCGCTGGCGCCTCCATGGCGACCCTCGCCTCGCTTGTGAGCAAGTCCCTGCTGCGCGTCCTACCACCAGGGCGCTATGACCGGCACCCGCTCATTCACCAGTACACGCGGGAGAAGCTGGCGCAGGGCGCAGCGGACCTCGCACGCCTTGAGGCGCGACATTTTACCTACTTCCTGGCGCTGGCCCGCGAGACGAGGCCCCTCTTGGACGGTGCTGAGCAGAACGTCTGGCTGGAGAGGATCGAGCAAGAACACGACAACTTCCGGGCGGCGCTCGACCATGCCTTGACGCGCGGGGCATCCGACGAGGCCCAGAGCTTGGCTGGCGAGCTGTGGTGGTTCTGGCATACGCGCGGCTACCACGCGGAAGGCCGGGCGTGGCTCACGAAAGCACTCGACCGGGCTGACCCGACCCCGACGCCCGAACGGGCGAAAGCCCTGAGGGGAGCGGGGTGGCTGGCCACCCAGCAGAGTGACTACCCGGTGGCCGAGACTTACATGCGCGAATGCCTAGCCGTCTACCGGTTCCTGGACCGCTCACAGGACGTTGCGGCCGCACTCAACAACCTTGCGGGCATCTCCTACTACGCCGGGGACCTCGACACGTACGAGCGTTACCTGGTTGAGGCGCTCGCCATCTGCCGGGAACTGAGCAACACTCGGGGCACGGCCGTCATCCTCGGCAATCTTGGGAACCTGGCGTTCGAGCGGGGTGATCCCGAGCAGGCGCGGTCGCTGTACTGGGAAAACGTGCGGCTGTTACAGGAAGCGGGCGACGAGAAGCTGGTCGCCGAGAGCCTCATCGAATTGGGGGGCATAGAGACGGCCCTGGGCAACTACCTTGCGGCCCGTGACCTGATCGACCGGGGCCTGGCCTCGGCTCGCGCGCTCGCGCATACATTCAACATCGCTTCCGGTCTGGAGACGCTTGGGACCCTCGACCGCAAAGAAGGCAACCATGATCAGGCGCGTTCCCACTATCGCCAAAGCCTCGTGCTCTGGCACGAACTCGGGCACCGGCTCGGTATCGTCCATGTGCTCGAAGGTCTCCTCCATCTCGCCGTAGAGCGCCGGGAGTGGCGACGGGCGGCCTGTGTCCTGGGGGCCACCCAGGCGATCCGGGAAACCATAGGTGCCCCGCGTTCGCCTTATGATCAGCTGGAACTCGGCGACGTCCTTAAAGAACTGGCCCCGCAGCTTACCGATCGTGTGCACGCCTCGGCCGAGCGCGAGGGGCGAGTCATGACCCTCGAACAGGCAGTCACCTACGCCCTCGGTTAA
- a CDS encoding DUF4357 domain-containing protein, whose amino-acid sequence MPSAQERIQEAVSAIQTWLARTPNPGEAVVRQAIVLRLLHAAGFDIWNPAEIVPEETNATGNRSDFLIRVGKGKFALELKGMNVTLGPAQFQQAATYAVNEETRWAIVTNGRVWIVIDEHLPGKWEDRVALKLELGQEGHTFSDDLATLLDVETWRADAFTNAVQAIKGRQQQRLDEARIRREKTAIVQAVMEQFGIRTFELAAAAAAEMNRITEAERDVLLGKVPPDPHPGRIPFTYKVLGAVAHVVYDSKATTWTVKAGSTALNRVLGEGSSNAQGIKKRRLEMIATGRLIEKTEKYLEYLADMEYGSPSMAAVDIAGSSQNGWDVWKDDQGRPAQHYRPSTIESD is encoded by the coding sequence ATGCCCAGTGCGCAGGAACGTATCCAGGAAGCTGTTAGCGCCATTCAAACCTGGTTGGCCCGTACCCCTAACCCTGGCGAGGCAGTGGTAAGGCAGGCCATCGTTCTACGCCTCCTGCACGCTGCTGGGTTTGACATCTGGAACCCAGCCGAGATCGTCCCCGAGGAAACCAATGCGACAGGCAACCGATCCGACTTTCTGATTCGTGTTGGGAAAGGTAAGTTCGCACTGGAACTCAAGGGGATGAACGTCACACTGGGTCCCGCTCAGTTCCAGCAGGCAGCCACCTATGCTGTGAACGAGGAGACCCGCTGGGCCATAGTCACCAATGGCCGCGTGTGGATCGTGATTGACGAGCACCTACCCGGCAAGTGGGAGGATCGCGTGGCTCTCAAACTTGAACTAGGCCAAGAAGGCCATACCTTTTCAGACGACCTTGCTACGTTGTTGGACGTGGAAACTTGGCGAGCCGATGCCTTCACGAATGCTGTGCAGGCTATCAAGGGCCGTCAACAGCAAAGACTGGATGAAGCGCGCATACGTAGGGAAAAAACGGCGATTGTGCAGGCTGTTATGGAGCAATTCGGTATTCGCACTTTTGAACTGGCTGCCGCAGCCGCCGCTGAAATGAATCGGATCACCGAAGCGGAACGGGATGTGCTGTTGGGGAAAGTTCCGCCTGATCCACATCCTGGCCGCATTCCGTTTACCTACAAAGTGCTGGGTGCCGTAGCTCATGTAGTCTATGATTCTAAGGCAACGACGTGGACAGTTAAGGCAGGCAGTACTGCCTTGAACCGGGTTCTGGGTGAAGGAAGCAGCAATGCGCAGGGGATTAAGAAGCGCAGGCTTGAGATGATTGCGACAGGGCGACTCATTGAAAAAACCGAAAAGTACTTGGAATACCTCGCGGACATGGAGTACGGCAGCCCTAGCATGGCTGCCGTGGATATTGCGGGTTCATCTCAAAACGGCTGGGATGTTTGGAAAGATGACCAAGGTCGGCCCGCTCAGCACTACCGCCCTTCCACCATTGAATCTGATTGA
- a CDS encoding M24 family metallopeptidase, whose product MIAQTLGPISREERAGRAKEAFDHLETSLDALVLFDDQFIFYYSGFAFFPTERPIALIITRDGQRVLFVPRLEREHAGQTSEAERVVDYPEFPGQPHPMGQLADLLGELGLEQARLGVDHDGYPSVMGYDGPALSGQLAGATVQRVSRALDHQMALKSPAEVTLIRESARWGAHAHHLLQTYTRVGENETEVEARATKEATAAMIAALGDGYRGQNRWMSGAVALYRGQIGEYSALPHAMTTGATFRHGDTLVTGAGAAIWGYLSELERTMFLGEANAEQRRFFQHMLNLQDIAFDALRPGRTCAQVDQAVRAYYEREGLWDHWRHHVGHSLGQRIHESPFLDIGDDRPLEPGMVLSVEPGLYVPGLGGFRHSDTILITANGMELLTDYPRDLDSLILPA is encoded by the coding sequence ATGATCGCGCAGACCCTCGGACCGATCAGCCGCGAGGAGCGCGCTGGACGGGCGAAGGAAGCTTTTGACCATCTGGAGACGTCCCTGGATGCCCTGGTGCTGTTCGACGACCAGTTCATCTTCTACTACAGCGGCTTCGCTTTCTTTCCCACCGAGCGGCCCATAGCGCTGATCATCACGCGGGACGGCCAGCGCGTCCTCTTCGTGCCGCGCCTGGAACGCGAGCATGCCGGGCAGACCAGTGAGGCCGAACGGGTGGTGGACTACCCGGAGTTTCCCGGGCAACCTCATCCGATGGGGCAGCTGGCGGACTTGCTGGGGGAGCTGGGCCTGGAGCAGGCCAGGCTCGGCGTCGATCACGACGGGTATCCGAGTGTGATGGGCTACGACGGGCCAGCCCTGAGTGGGCAGCTCGCGGGGGCCACCGTCCAGCGTGTCTCGCGGGCCCTCGACCATCAGATGGCCCTCAAGTCCCCCGCCGAGGTCACCCTGATCAGGGAGAGTGCCCGCTGGGGAGCGCATGCCCATCACCTGCTGCAGACCTACACCCGGGTCGGCGAGAACGAAACGGAGGTGGAAGCGCGCGCCACCAAAGAGGCCACTGCGGCCATGATCGCCGCGCTGGGCGACGGGTACCGCGGCCAGAACCGTTGGATGAGCGGTGCGGTGGCCCTCTACCGGGGTCAGATCGGCGAGTACAGTGCCCTGCCGCACGCCATGACCACCGGCGCCACCTTTCGGCATGGCGATACCCTCGTCACCGGTGCCGGGGCCGCGATCTGGGGCTACCTGAGTGAGCTGGAACGCACCATGTTCTTGGGCGAAGCCAACGCTGAGCAGCGACGCTTCTTTCAGCATATGCTCAACTTGCAAGACATCGCTTTCGACGCGCTCCGGCCTGGACGCACCTGTGCTCAGGTCGACCAGGCCGTGCGGGCGTATTACGAACGCGAGGGGCTCTGGGACCACTGGCGGCACCATGTCGGTCACAGTTTGGGACAGCGCATCCACGAAAGCCCTTTTCTGGATATTGGGGATGACCGCCCGCTGGAGCCCGGCATGGTGTTGAGTGTCGAACCCGGGCTGTACGTGCCCGGGCTGGGCGGCTTCCGCCACTCCGACACCATTCTCATCACGGCGAACGGCATGGAACTGTTGACGGATTACCCCCGCGATCTGGACAGTTTGATTCTGCCCGCGTGA
- a CDS encoding alpha/beta fold hydrolase, whose translation MSQTIEVNGVRLVYDDSGKGAGRKTTIVTLHGGPGMSSRAGDWAAFQPLTDEYRLISYDQRGNGESEGREPYSHAQFVADLEALRQELGLGRIVVLGGSYGGFLALEYALAHPENLHALILRDTAASNRFQGTSKERAMSSGFPMDEATLDRLFSGQVRDNDDFRASFAMIQPLYTVERDPAAEAERLARIPFRYETHNWAFSRNQPNYDLVDRLLEITVPVLVTVGRHDWITPLEASEELAAHLPNSELVVFERSGHSPQLEEQPLYLQTVRDFLARHLTAVRA comes from the coding sequence GTGAGCCAGACTATCGAAGTCAACGGGGTGAGGCTCGTCTACGACGATTCCGGGAAGGGCGCTGGGCGGAAAACGACCATCGTCACGCTGCATGGCGGACCGGGGATGAGCAGCCGTGCCGGTGACTGGGCCGCCTTTCAACCGCTGACGGACGAGTACCGCCTGATCTCCTACGACCAGCGGGGGAATGGGGAATCCGAGGGCCGGGAGCCGTACTCGCACGCCCAGTTCGTGGCGGACCTGGAGGCGTTGCGTCAGGAGCTTGGCCTGGGCAGGATCGTGGTGCTGGGCGGGAGTTACGGCGGCTTCTTGGCGCTGGAGTATGCCCTCGCCCATCCTGAAAACCTGCACGCCCTCATCCTCCGGGACACGGCCGCCAGCAACCGCTTCCAGGGCACCAGCAAGGAGCGGGCGATGAGCAGTGGCTTCCCGATGGACGAGGCAACCCTCGACCGGCTCTTCTCGGGGCAGGTGCGCGACAACGACGATTTCCGCGCCAGTTTCGCCATGATTCAGCCGCTGTACACCGTGGAGCGCGACCCTGCTGCGGAGGCTGAGCGCCTGGCGCGCATTCCTTTCCGGTATGAGACACACAACTGGGCCTTCTCGCGCAACCAGCCGAACTATGACCTGGTGGACCGACTGCTCGAAATCACGGTGCCGGTGCTGGTCACGGTGGGCCGCCACGACTGGATCACGCCGCTGGAGGCCAGCGAGGAACTGGCCGCGCATCTCCCGAACAGTGAGCTGGTGGTGTTCGAGCGCAGCGGGCACTCGCCGCAACTGGAAGAGCAGCCGCTCTACCTCCAGACGGTGCGCGACTTCCTGGCCCGCCACCTGACCGCGGTGAGGGCATGA